The nucleotide sequence TTGGTCAAGATAACCTGTTGTAATATGGTTACACCATTCAACCTTTCCTTCATCAGGCATAAGTTTTCCTGTAATAATATTAAGGAAAGTGGATTTTCCTTCTCCATTAGCTCCAACAAGCCCTATATGTTCACCTTTTAAAAGACGGAAAGATACATTTTCTAAAATTTGTCTTGCTCCGAATCCATGGCTGACATTTGTGACATCTAAAATACTCATATAATCATAAACTCCTTTATATTAAAAACATTTTTTATACAATACATATCAGTATATCAAAAAAATTAATTTTTGAAAAGAAATAAAATAGAAAAAGCCTCAAAGATATGAGGCTTTTTAAAGAGAATTTTATTTATTATATTATTTATATTTTAATCCCAGCATTCTACATTTTCTGTAATTCCAACTTCTTTAGCTTTAAATACAGGATCTTTTCCAGCTTTTTTCTGAGCAATATAGTCATCAAGGCATCTTTTTGCAATACCTCCAAGTCTTGTAATTGCATAAATATTTATAAATGCCATAAGTGCCATAAATAAATCTGCAAGATTCCATACAAATGTAAGTTCTGCAACACTTCCGAAACTTATCATAAATAAGCAGGCAACTCTATAAATATTTAAGAAAAATTTGTTTTTAGGACATAAAAACTGGATATTAGCTTCTCCATAATAATAGTTTCCAACAAGAGAACTGAAAGCAAAAAGGAAAATGCATATTGCTACGAAAGGCCCTCCGAAACTTCCTATTTGTGAAGTAAGAGCTTCTTGAGTAAGAGCGATTCCATCAGCTGAAGATGTTTTGTATGTTCCAGAAACAAGGATTAAAAAAGCTGTTGCACTGCATACAACAAGAGTGTCAGTAAATACAGCAAGTGTTTGAACAAGTCCTTGTTTTACAGGATGAGTAACATGTGCTGTTGCAGCTGCATTTGGAGCACTTCCCATTCCTGCTTCATTTGAGAATAATCCTCTTTTTATTCCTTGCATAACAGCAGCTCCTAAAGCTCCTCCCATAAATTGTTCAGGTCCAAGAGCACTTTTTACAATAAGAACTATTATTCCAGGAAGTTTATTTATATTTATAGCTAAAACAGCAAGAACTATTAAAACATAAATTACAGCCATGAAGGGAACTATTTTTTCAGAAATACTTGCTATTCTGTGAATTCCACCAAAAATTACAAGACCAGTAAGAATAAATAAAGTTATTGCTACA is from Fusobacterium perfoetens and encodes:
- a CDS encoding alanine/glycine:cation symporter family protein, which translates into the protein MDFGIISAISTIVNFLNNIFWSYLLIIILIGAGIYFTLKNNFVQFRMMKEMVILLKEGTGEAKHGISSFQAFCISTASRVGTGNLAGVALAVAAGGPGAVFWMWLIALLGSASAFVESTIAQVYKEKNGTAFKGGPAYYIEKALHCRWLGLVFAVLISITYGLVFNSVQANTISFAFENAFGIGRTSVAITLFILTGLVIFGGIHRIASISEKIVPFMAVIYVLIVLAVLAININKLPGIIVLIVKSALGPEQFMGGALGAAVMQGIKRGLFSNEAGMGSAPNAAATAHVTHPVKQGLVQTLAVFTDTLVVCSATAFLILVSGTYKTSSADGIALTQEALTSQIGSFGGPFVAICIFLFAFSSLVGNYYYGEANIQFLCPKNKFFLNIYRVACLFMISFGSVAELTFVWNLADLFMALMAFINIYAITRLGGIAKRCLDDYIAQKKAGKDPVFKAKEVGITENVECWD